In Synergistaceae bacterium, a genomic segment contains:
- a CDS encoding aspartyl/glutamyl-tRNA amidotransferase subunit C: MNKKIVMTKDKLIEVFDLSKIKLPSEAEFQKVLNKINELIYMCDDMRDLDLTKVNTFEWEMHSLPKRREDIPQIWDRRDSFLEKAPVSEGDFFRVPRIMALEESSSNGEIDE; the protein is encoded by the coding sequence GTGAATAAAAAAATAGTCATGACAAAAGATAAACTTATAGAAGTTTTTGATCTTTCAAAAATCAAATTGCCGTCGGAAGCAGAATTTCAGAAAGTTTTGAATAAAATTAATGAATTAATTTATATGTGTGATGACATGAGGGATTTGGATTTAACAAAAGTAAACACTTTTGAGTGGGAAATGCACTCTCTGCCTAAAAGAAGGGAAGATATCCCCCAAATATGGGATAGAAGGGATTCATTTTTAGAAAAGGCACCGGTTTCAGAAGGAGACTTTTTCCGGGTTCCGAGAATTATGGCTCTTGAAGAAAGCAGCAGTAATGGAGAAATAGATGAGTAG
- the gatB gene encoding Asp-tRNA(Asn)/Glu-tRNA(Gln) amidotransferase subunit GatB: MKRQVVIGLEIHLQLKTRSKLFCSCSTDYVGAIPNTNVCPICLAVPGTLPLLNELAVEQAVKLGLALHCNIQDQTRFYRKHYFYADLPKAYQVTQYDHPIAMGGYLDILVEGKEKRVHLDHLHLEEDAGKLVHQTADGRLSGASHSFVDYNRGGMPLSEIVSKPEINSSAEAVAYITQIRQLARYLKVSDGEMESGSLRVDVNVSLSKDDGSLGTRVEIKNINSLKSIERALEFEIARQNRILDEGEALIQETRLWDDAVGVTRSMRGKENANDYRYFLEMDLAPINADIEYVEKIRHTLTEMPWDKRNRIVEKYKISFEESLLLTEQKELADYFEDCVKNGASAARTSNWIRTEVLRVLRDQKIDISNFPIASKDLATLIKKIDKKEISNTLAKDVMSAMLEKNMGLDKALHDCGGDSGRVTGVNLQLVINKIIETEPEAAEVVRSGQDKKGAKIKYLQGLVMRETRGSADHQEVIDILKRTLE, translated from the coding sequence ATGAAAAGACAAGTTGTAATAGGACTTGAAATTCATTTGCAGCTTAAAACAAGAAGCAAGTTGTTTTGTAGTTGTTCGACAGATTATGTAGGAGCCATACCCAATACAAATGTATGCCCGATATGTCTGGCCGTTCCTGGAACTTTGCCACTTTTAAATGAACTAGCGGTAGAACAAGCGGTGAAGCTAGGGCTGGCTCTTCACTGTAACATACAAGATCAGACTAGATTTTATAGGAAACATTATTTTTACGCGGATTTACCGAAAGCGTATCAGGTAACTCAATATGATCATCCAATTGCTATGGGCGGATATTTAGATATTTTAGTTGAAGGGAAAGAGAAAAGAGTGCATTTGGACCATCTTCACTTAGAAGAGGATGCCGGCAAGCTAGTACATCAAACTGCGGACGGTCGTCTTTCCGGTGCTTCACACTCTTTCGTTGACTATAACAGGGGAGGCATGCCTCTCTCTGAAATAGTTTCAAAACCAGAGATAAATTCTTCAGCAGAGGCAGTTGCATACATAACACAAATTCGTCAACTGGCACGTTATTTAAAAGTTTCTGATGGGGAAATGGAGTCGGGATCACTTCGTGTGGATGTAAACGTTTCTCTATCAAAAGACGACGGAAGTTTAGGTACGAGAGTAGAAATCAAAAACATTAACTCCTTAAAGTCTATTGAAAGAGCCTTAGAGTTTGAAATCGCTAGGCAAAATAGAATCCTTGATGAGGGGGAAGCATTAATTCAAGAAACACGGTTATGGGATGATGCAGTGGGAGTTACCCGCTCTATGAGGGGGAAAGAAAATGCAAATGATTATCGCTATTTTCTTGAAATGGATTTGGCTCCTATTAATGCCGATATCGAATATGTCGAAAAAATACGCCATACCCTGACAGAGATGCCTTGGGACAAGAGAAATAGAATCGTAGAAAAATATAAGATATCTTTTGAGGAAAGTCTTTTACTTACGGAACAGAAAGAGCTAGCAGATTATTTTGAAGACTGCGTTAAAAATGGGGCTTCTGCCGCAAGGACTTCAAACTGGATACGTACTGAAGTTCTGCGTGTGTTAAGGGATCAAAAAATAGATATATCAAACTTTCCAATTGCTTCAAAAGATCTTGCAACCCTTATAAAAAAAATAGATAAAAAGGAAATTTCTAATACATTGGCAAAAGATGTTATGTCAGCCATGTTAGAGAAGAATATGGGGCTAGACAAAGCCTTACACGATTGTGGCGGTGATTCCGGTCGAGTTACAGGAGTCAATCTCCAGTTAGTTATTAATAAAATTATAGAAACAGAGCCGGAAGCTGCGGAAGTTGTTCGCTCTGGACAAGATAAAAAAGGAGCAAAAATAAAATATCTTCAGGGCCTTGTTATGCGTGAGACAAGAGGTTCTGCTGATCATCAAGAGGTCATAGATATTCTTAAAAGAACTTTAGAATAG
- the fusA gene encoding elongation factor G, translating into MGTRKPEDIRSIALISHGGAGKTSLNEAILYNAELISRMGKIEDKNTVSDFDQEEQKRGISISTSLSTVPYKDKTMYLLDTPGFADFVGEQRSAMRVADGAIVLINATAGVEVQTQAVWNFTETFETPAIFFVNKVDREHADFYSAVKDIQENISDKAVPLYIPIGKEQNFKGIVNVRTGQAYMYKGDGSKEFIKTEAPAEMAEEIAAAHKDLVERVVEADDDLLMRYLEGEDISPDEIRDVLRKAVCSRAIYPIIPGSATANIGVVQLMNMLVYYMPSPKDMLNRAALKGEELVNIPPDENEAFLGFVFKVMIDPYVGKLSFVKVFSGRLKSDQLIHNITQDESERVGSFRQMMGKENNEIKEIILGDIIAIPKLESTTAGDTLGIKGSHLQFRKIQFPKPVYSVAVMPKSRADEDKLGNAISRMLKEDRTISFDKNPETGDDVLSGMGDMNIDIVLAKIKERYKVELETRTPKVPYRETIRKKATGQGKHKKQSGGRGQYGDVWFELSPLEKNAGIEFIDRVVGGVVPKNYIPAAEKGLREAAQKGYLAGFPATDFACAIYDGSYHEVDSSEMAFKIAASLAFKKCMETAMPILIEPIMNVEVTVPEECLGDVMGDFNSRRGRIMGIDGEGKLQVVKAQCPLSELFRYAIILRSMTSGRGTFFMEHSHYEEVPADVSKKIIEQVASEREEEGKEE; encoded by the coding sequence ATGGGGACACGTAAGCCAGAAGATATTCGTAGTATAGCTCTTATTTCGCACGGAGGCGCTGGAAAGACCTCTCTTAATGAAGCAATTTTGTATAACGCGGAGTTAATTTCTCGCATGGGGAAAATAGAGGATAAAAACACCGTTTCAGATTTTGATCAGGAAGAACAAAAAAGAGGTATTTCTATAAGCACCTCCCTTTCAACTGTTCCATACAAAGACAAAACAATGTACTTATTAGATACCCCCGGGTTTGCTGATTTTGTAGGCGAACAACGTTCAGCTATGAGGGTTGCAGACGGGGCAATCGTGCTTATCAACGCAACGGCCGGAGTTGAGGTACAGACACAAGCCGTTTGGAATTTTACAGAAACTTTTGAAACCCCTGCAATTTTTTTTGTAAACAAAGTGGATAGAGAGCATGCGGATTTTTATAGTGCTGTTAAGGACATCCAAGAAAACATATCTGATAAAGCTGTCCCGCTTTATATCCCTATCGGAAAAGAACAGAATTTTAAAGGCATAGTAAATGTGCGTACTGGTCAAGCTTATATGTACAAAGGTGATGGCAGCAAAGAATTTATAAAAACTGAAGCTCCTGCTGAAATGGCTGAAGAAATAGCAGCTGCTCACAAAGATCTTGTAGAACGTGTGGTAGAAGCAGACGATGATCTTCTTATGAGATATTTAGAAGGAGAAGATATTTCACCGGATGAAATTAGAGATGTTTTAAGGAAAGCAGTTTGTTCAAGGGCAATATACCCAATTATACCAGGCTCAGCTACAGCAAATATAGGTGTAGTTCAACTTATGAATATGCTTGTATATTATATGCCTTCTCCGAAAGATATGCTTAATCGTGCGGCACTAAAAGGAGAAGAGTTAGTTAACATCCCACCTGATGAAAACGAGGCATTCTTAGGTTTTGTTTTTAAAGTAATGATTGATCCTTACGTTGGGAAACTATCTTTTGTAAAAGTCTTTTCAGGACGACTTAAAAGCGATCAATTAATCCATAATATTACTCAAGATGAGAGTGAACGCGTTGGTTCATTCCGTCAAATGATGGGTAAAGAAAATAACGAAATAAAAGAAATAATTTTGGGAGATATAATTGCTATACCAAAATTAGAAAGCACAACAGCAGGAGATACCTTGGGTATAAAGGGATCTCATCTGCAGTTCAGAAAAATTCAATTTCCCAAACCTGTTTACAGCGTTGCAGTTATGCCAAAGAGCCGAGCCGATGAAGATAAGCTAGGCAACGCAATATCAAGGATGTTAAAAGAGGATCGCACAATATCTTTTGATAAAAATCCAGAAACAGGTGACGATGTGCTTTCTGGTATGGGAGATATGAATATAGACATTGTTCTTGCAAAAATTAAAGAAAGATACAAGGTCGAGCTTGAAACACGTACTCCTAAAGTCCCTTACCGCGAAACAATAAGGAAAAAGGCGACGGGACAGGGGAAGCATAAGAAACAGTCAGGAGGTCGCGGCCAGTATGGAGATGTATGGTTTGAACTCTCTCCACTGGAAAAGAACGCTGGCATTGAATTTATAGATAGAGTCGTTGGCGGAGTTGTCCCAAAAAACTATATTCCAGCGGCAGAAAAGGGACTAAGAGAGGCCGCCCAAAAAGGTTACTTGGCTGGATTCCCTGCTACAGACTTTGCTTGTGCAATATATGATGGTTCATACCATGAAGTCGACTCTTCAGAAATGGCTTTCAAAATAGCCGCATCTTTGGCTTTTAAAAAGTGTATGGAAACAGCGATGCCTATTTTGATTGAACCGATAATGAATGTAGAAGTAACTGTTCCTGAAGAGTGTTTGGGTGACGTTATGGGGGATTTTAACAGCCGTAGAGGACGTATTATGGGAATAGACGGAGAAGGCAAATTACAAGTAGTAAAAGCACAGTGTCCTCTCTCCGAATTGTTTAGATACGCGATAATATTACGTTCAATGACGTCAGGTAGGGGGACATTTTTTATGGAACATTCACATTATGAAGAAGTCCCTGCAGATGTTTCAAAAAAGATAATTGAGCAAGTTGCCAGTGAAAGAGAAGAAGAGGGTAAGGAAGAGTAG
- a CDS encoding DUF1893 domain-containing protein: MNNKTNIKVLSGMLIALGVLIPYLLGHAFGLRGVFLLPMHFPVLVCGLTCGPLYGLLCGIITPVLSSVLTGMPSAFPMLPVLICELAILGFVSGWTYRVRQSSIYLSLSLSVMLGRIANGCLLAFLLSFKNGELVILTAIYSVLKGIPGIIIQLITVPFLAKLIEIKINKFTGIQEKDSLSLSPLLLEQVRNNITSGVSDCILIKNNEIVDEEKGRGISPLITIYKKRKKNLRESIVVDKVIGKAAAMICVSAGVREVFAEVISVPAARFLKEKNVPRSWDILSQNIKNRKGDGICPMEFSVLDEDNTKKGVNKILATFEKINKLK, from the coding sequence TTGAACAATAAAACAAACATCAAAGTCTTATCTGGCATGTTAATAGCATTGGGTGTGCTGATTCCATATCTCTTGGGACATGCCTTTGGTCTAAGAGGTGTATTCCTTTTGCCCATGCATTTCCCTGTACTTGTTTGTGGTTTAACGTGCGGGCCATTATATGGGCTTCTTTGTGGGATTATAACACCGGTTTTATCTAGTGTGTTAACAGGAATGCCTTCTGCATTTCCAATGCTTCCGGTGTTAATATGTGAACTGGCCATATTGGGTTTTGTTAGTGGTTGGACTTATAGAGTTAGGCAATCTTCAATTTATTTATCTCTATCTCTTTCAGTAATGTTGGGTAGGATCGCTAATGGGTGTTTGCTCGCTTTTTTATTAAGTTTTAAAAATGGAGAATTAGTTATTTTAACAGCTATCTATTCAGTTTTAAAAGGAATACCTGGAATAATAATTCAGTTAATTACAGTGCCTTTTTTGGCAAAACTGATTGAAATAAAGATAAATAAATTTACTGGAATTCAAGAAAAAGATTCTTTATCCTTATCCCCGCTTCTGCTTGAGCAAGTTCGCAATAATATTACTTCAGGGGTAAGTGACTGTATCTTAATAAAAAACAATGAGATAGTCGATGAAGAAAAGGGAAGAGGCATTTCCCCTTTAATCACTATTTATAAAAAAAGAAAGAAAAATTTGCGAGAATCTATCGTAGTAGATAAAGTTATAGGAAAGGCAGCAGCAATGATATGTGTTTCTGCGGGAGTAAGAGAAGTTTTTGCAGAAGTAATAAGTGTCCCCGCAGCAAGATTTTTAAAAGAAAAGAATGTCCCCAGAAGTTGGGATATTTTGTCTCAAAATATAAAAAATAGAAAGGGAGATGGGATTTGTCCCATGGAGTTTTCGGTTTTAGATGAAGATAATACGAAAAAAGGTGTAAATAAAATCTTAGCTACATTCGAGAAAATTAATAAGTTAAAGTAA
- a CDS encoding anaerobic nitric oxide reductase flavorubredoxin, giving the protein MKKLIKNNVSWVGKVDWELLKFHGDDYSTHKGSTYNSYLIEEEKTVLIDTVWQPFAEEFVSNLQKEINLEDIDYIVINHGEVDHSGALPELMKLIPDKPIYCTANAVKSLKGQYHQDWNFNIVKTGDKLDIGNGKELIFVEMSMLHWPDSMATYLTRDNILFSNDAFGQHYATEKLYNDLVDQCELNGEAIKYYANILAPFSPILKRKLSEILSLNLDIDIIATSHGVIWRENPMQIVDLYSKWSDNYQENQITIIYETMWGATKTLAEKIAEGIESVDKDVTVKLFNLAKNDSNDLITEVFKSKTVLIGSPTVGNNVLHKVAGFIQLMKSLKFKNKKAAAFGCYGWSGEATKVISESMRDAGFTLIDEDGLKNNWNPDENVKSEALNFGIKIAKAQ; this is encoded by the coding sequence GTGAAAAAACTGATTAAAAATAATGTTTCTTGGGTTGGCAAGGTAGACTGGGAACTTCTTAAATTTCATGGTGACGACTATTCGACACATAAAGGATCAACATACAATTCCTATCTTATAGAAGAAGAGAAAACAGTATTAATAGATACAGTATGGCAGCCTTTTGCAGAGGAGTTCGTTTCCAATTTACAAAAAGAAATTAATCTTGAAGATATCGACTATATTGTTATAAATCACGGTGAAGTTGACCATAGCGGTGCTCTCCCGGAATTAATGAAATTGATTCCAGATAAACCGATATATTGCACTGCGAACGCAGTGAAATCGCTTAAAGGACAATATCACCAAGATTGGAATTTTAATATAGTTAAAACTGGAGATAAGTTAGATATAGGAAACGGCAAGGAATTAATATTTGTAGAAATGTCTATGTTGCATTGGCCTGATAGCATGGCAACTTATCTTACTAGGGACAACATCTTATTTAGTAATGATGCATTTGGACAGCATTATGCGACAGAAAAACTTTATAACGATCTGGTTGACCAATGTGAGTTAAATGGCGAGGCAATAAAATATTATGCAAATATTTTGGCTCCCTTTAGCCCAATTCTAAAAAGAAAACTAAGTGAAATTTTATCTTTAAATTTGGACATAGATATTATTGCGACAAGCCACGGTGTTATTTGGAGAGAAAATCCAATGCAAATAGTGGATCTTTATTCTAAGTGGTCAGACAATTATCAAGAGAATCAAATAACTATCATATATGAAACAATGTGGGGTGCCACTAAAACCTTGGCAGAGAAAATAGCTGAAGGGATAGAATCCGTAGATAAAGATGTTACTGTCAAGCTCTTTAATTTGGCAAAGAATGACAGCAACGATTTGATTACAGAGGTATTTAAGTCAAAAACGGTGCTCATAGGCTCCCCCACTGTAGGGAACAACGTACTTCATAAAGTAGCTGGTTTTATACAGCTAATGAAGAGTCTTAAATTTAAAAATAAGAAAGCTGCTGCATTTGGATGTTACGGATGGAGTGGGGAGGCTACAAAAGTCATTTCTGAGTCGATGCGAGATGCAGGGTTTACTTTAATTGATGAAGACGGATTGAAAAATAATTGGAATCCTGATGAAAATGTAAAGAGTGAAGCCTTAAACTTCGGGATAAAAATAGCAAAAGCACAGTAA
- the hcp gene encoding hydroxylamine reductase has translation MSMFCYQCQETVMNKGCTVTGVCGKNEEVANLQDLLIYTLKGVSDIVVKGQVVTADIPETNHEVLRSLFMTITNANFDSEAIERQITKMLLLRNTLRDKVQSDKLHDSALFESDTKESMLKKATTVGVLATENEDVRSLRELVIYGLKGMAAYLEHALNIGKEDLSINSFIYEALAATIDDNLGVDELVALTLKTGEYGVKAMALLDEANTSKYGNPEITNVNIGVRKNPAILISGHDLTDLEQLLEQTTGTGVDVYTHGEMLPAHYYPAFKKYDNFAGNYGGSWWQQVSEFESFNGPILFTTNCIVPPKKEEVKKRIFTTGSAGFPGCEHILTDVSGKKDFSAIIKMAKTLPAPKEIETGHIVGGFAHNQVFAVADKVVEAVKSGAIKKFFVMAGCDGRMKSREYYTDFANKLPKDTIILTAGCAKYRYNKLDLGDIGGIPRVLDAGQCNDSYSLALIALKLKEVFGLDDVNKLPIAYNIAWYEQKAVIVLLALLYLGVKNIHLGPTLPGFLSANVAKVLIENFGIAGIGTVEDDVAMFMA, from the coding sequence ATGAGTATGTTTTGTTATCAGTGTCAAGAGACCGTAATGAATAAAGGTTGCACAGTGACCGGGGTTTGCGGAAAAAACGAGGAGGTTGCAAATCTTCAAGATTTATTGATTTATACCTTAAAAGGAGTTTCTGATATAGTTGTAAAAGGCCAAGTCGTAACAGCAGACATTCCTGAGACAAATCATGAAGTTCTAAGAAGTCTTTTCATGACCATTACAAACGCTAACTTTGATTCAGAGGCGATAGAAAGACAAATTACAAAAATGTTATTACTTAGAAACACATTAAGAGATAAGGTGCAAAGTGATAAATTGCATGATTCAGCTCTTTTTGAGTCAGATACAAAAGAGTCCATGTTGAAAAAAGCAACAACTGTAGGCGTCCTGGCTACTGAGAATGAAGATGTTCGTTCCTTAAGAGAACTTGTGATTTATGGATTAAAGGGTATGGCCGCATATTTGGAACATGCTCTTAATATAGGTAAAGAAGATCTTTCAATAAATTCTTTCATATACGAAGCACTCGCGGCGACTATAGATGACAACTTAGGTGTAGATGAACTTGTAGCTTTAACACTTAAAACAGGTGAATATGGTGTAAAAGCAATGGCTTTACTTGATGAGGCTAATACCTCTAAATATGGTAATCCTGAGATTACTAATGTTAACATTGGGGTAAGAAAAAACCCTGCCATTCTAATTTCAGGTCATGACCTTACTGATTTAGAGCAATTGTTAGAGCAAACAACTGGTACAGGAGTAGATGTATATACTCACGGTGAAATGTTACCTGCTCATTATTATCCGGCTTTTAAGAAATATGATAACTTCGCAGGCAATTATGGAGGTTCATGGTGGCAGCAGGTTTCAGAATTTGAATCTTTTAATGGTCCTATTCTTTTTACAACAAATTGTATAGTTCCTCCAAAAAAAGAAGAGGTTAAAAAACGAATCTTCACAACAGGGTCCGCAGGATTCCCAGGATGCGAACATATTCTTACAGATGTTTCTGGGAAAAAAGATTTTTCTGCAATTATTAAAATGGCTAAAACCTTGCCGGCCCCGAAAGAAATAGAAACAGGACACATCGTTGGTGGGTTTGCCCATAACCAGGTTTTTGCTGTAGCGGATAAAGTAGTTGAAGCAGTTAAATCTGGTGCTATTAAGAAGTTTTTTGTTATGGCTGGCTGTGATGGCAGAATGAAATCAAGAGAATACTATACAGATTTTGCAAATAAACTACCTAAAGACACAATAATTCTTACTGCCGGTTGTGCAAAATATCGTTATAATAAACTTGATCTTGGCGATATCGGAGGTATTCCCAGAGTCCTCGATGCTGGACAGTGCAATGATTCCTATTCTCTTGCACTAATAGCCTTAAAACTAAAAGAAGTATTCGGGCTTGATGATGTGAACAAACTTCCTATCGCGTATAATATTGCTTGGTATGAACAGAAAGCTGTCATCGTCTTACTGGCCCTTCTATATCTTGGAGTTAAAAATATACACCTTGGTCCTACGCTTCCTGGATTTTTATCTGCCAACGTGGCTAAAGTGTTAATCGAAAACTTTGGTATAGCTGGAATTGGTACGGTTGAGGATGATGTTGCCATGTTTATGGCATAA
- the gltA gene encoding NADPH-dependent glutamate synthase: MALDFSKDKTPIKEQDPNLRIKNFEEVCLGYSLHEGMLEATRCINCKTKPCVSACPVSIDIPTFIKQIKENDLKAAATTIDKYTNLPAVCGRVCPQESQCEGVCTVGKIKGFQPVAIGKLERLVADWKYTNKKTSKSENIKNSFKKGNVAVIGSGPSGLTVAGDLAKLGYKVIVFEALHYAGGVLTYGIPEFRLPQKIVETEISAMRKLGVKIECNVLVGKTITMQEIMQKFDACYISVGAGTPLFQGIKGTNLNGIYSASEYLTRINLMHSYKFPLYDTPVKMVKNVAVIGGGNVAMDAARCAKRLGAKNVTVFYRRTLDELPARIEEYFHAVEEGIRFSWLTNPIEYSDNGKGEVASIKCIRMELGTPDESGRRRPIPIKDSEFSLKVDCVIEAIGQGANKVLLDTFPELELNKKGYIKADPKTGATSVQGVYAGGDIVTGAATVILAMGAGKTAAIAIDEYIKNKKTNK; this comes from the coding sequence TTGGCTTTAGATTTTTCAAAAGATAAAACCCCCATAAAAGAACAGGATCCCAATTTAAGAATAAAGAATTTTGAAGAAGTTTGTCTGGGATATTCATTGCATGAAGGGATGTTAGAAGCAACAAGGTGTATAAATTGTAAAACTAAACCTTGCGTTTCCGCTTGTCCTGTTTCTATAGACATTCCCACTTTTATAAAACAAATCAAAGAGAACGATTTAAAGGCTGCTGCTACTACGATAGATAAATACACAAATTTACCTGCAGTATGCGGGCGAGTTTGCCCTCAAGAATCACAATGTGAAGGTGTTTGTACTGTTGGCAAAATAAAGGGTTTCCAACCAGTAGCAATTGGGAAGCTTGAACGACTAGTGGCGGATTGGAAATATACTAATAAAAAAACATCTAAAAGTGAAAATATAAAAAATTCTTTTAAAAAAGGAAACGTGGCAGTAATAGGTTCCGGCCCTTCAGGGTTAACAGTTGCAGGTGATTTGGCAAAACTTGGCTATAAAGTAATAGTTTTTGAAGCACTTCATTACGCGGGAGGTGTTTTAACATATGGCATACCAGAATTTAGATTGCCCCAAAAAATTGTAGAAACTGAAATCTCTGCAATGAGAAAACTTGGCGTGAAAATAGAATGTAATGTATTGGTCGGTAAAACAATTACAATGCAAGAAATAATGCAAAAATTTGACGCTTGCTACATATCCGTGGGGGCAGGCACTCCCCTTTTTCAAGGGATCAAAGGGACTAATCTGAATGGGATATACTCAGCAAGTGAATATTTAACCAGAATAAATCTTATGCATAGTTATAAATTTCCTCTTTACGATACTCCTGTAAAAATGGTTAAAAACGTCGCAGTTATAGGAGGAGGAAACGTTGCAATGGACGCGGCACGTTGTGCCAAAAGGCTTGGAGCAAAGAACGTTACTGTATTCTATCGCCGTACGCTTGATGAATTGCCGGCTCGAATTGAAGAATACTTTCATGCCGTTGAAGAAGGAATACGCTTTAGCTGGCTCACTAATCCAATAGAATATTCTGACAATGGGAAGGGAGAGGTTGCTTCCATTAAATGCATTAGAATGGAACTTGGGACGCCGGATGAATCCGGACGGAGAAGACCTATCCCAATCAAAGATAGTGAGTTCTCTCTCAAAGTAGACTGTGTGATTGAGGCAATTGGTCAAGGAGCAAATAAGGTCCTTTTAGACACCTTCCCTGAGTTGGAGTTAAATAAAAAAGGCTATATTAAAGCTGATCCGAAAACTGGAGCTACATCTGTCCAAGGAGTATATGCGGGTGGGGATATTGTAACGGGAGCAGCTACTGTTATTCTTGCCATGGGTGCTGGTAAAACTGCAGCTATTGCGATAGATGAATATATTAAAAACAAAAAAACTAATAAATAG
- a CDS encoding NrdH-redoxin, whose product MSVIVYSTKTCPWCVKAEEYLTSLGVSFEVKNVAEDKEAAMFVVKKTNQMGVPVVQIGEKFIVGFNADEIKSTLQEQKII is encoded by the coding sequence ATGTCAGTTATCGTTTATTCAACAAAAACTTGTCCATGGTGTGTTAAAGCAGAGGAGTATCTTACTTCACTCGGAGTTTCTTTTGAGGTAAAAAATGTTGCGGAAGACAAAGAAGCTGCAATGTTTGTAGTAAAGAAAACCAATCAGATGGGTGTTCCAGTTGTTCAAATAGGGGAGAAATTCATAGTAGGTTTTAATGCTGACGAAATTAAGAGTACCCTTCAAGAGCAAAAAATTATCTAA
- a CDS encoding glucose-6-phosphate isomerase → MNDTIIEFNFGSALGTSNVSFEKLNKTYNTICIRALDSLKGQDSDLSGYGWLSLPESNLTTIKAMGDWLKGYDSIVQVGIGGSSLGSLMLNQAILGDYFNDLENHPKFYVADNPDPVKMISIWNKIKKGSVALVGVSKSGNTVETTAQFLWFREKMKTLDFVRGDVDNNILVITDPNDGMFRDFSKECSCKVIDLPSSVGGRYSVLSSAGLVTAHAMGINIDNLLFGAEKMSKFLFSSDCDLNPACILAKLNCFHEKSGRHISVMMPYSSKMLFFTEWFAQLWGESLGKERKGTTPLRSIGATDQHSQLQLYLDGPEDKFFTIITIKKQDEEIFIPSTDIKAFSSLSYLNSMEIGEMLKLEAISTVAALIKSERPVVLIELERLDEKTLGALIFFYQFLTALTGKMKDINPFNQPSVEQGKRYTRGLMGCKDFTDDVKEVKEYITKLKNKSIKF, encoded by the coding sequence ATGAACGATACTATTATAGAATTTAATTTTGGCTCTGCACTAGGCACTTCCAACGTGTCTTTTGAAAAACTCAATAAAACATATAATACCATTTGTATTAGAGCACTTGATTCCTTAAAAGGACAGGATTCTGATCTTAGTGGTTATGGTTGGCTTTCACTTCCCGAAAGCAATCTGACCACTATTAAAGCGATGGGAGACTGGCTTAAGGGTTATGACTCTATAGTGCAGGTCGGGATTGGCGGTTCTTCATTAGGTTCTCTTATGCTCAATCAGGCAATTTTAGGTGACTATTTTAATGATTTAGAAAATCACCCTAAGTTTTACGTAGCCGACAATCCTGACCCTGTAAAAATGATTTCCATCTGGAATAAAATAAAAAAAGGTAGCGTTGCTCTTGTAGGAGTAAGTAAATCTGGTAATACCGTAGAAACTACAGCACAATTCTTGTGGTTTAGGGAAAAAATGAAGACCCTCGATTTTGTGCGGGGGGACGTAGATAATAATATATTAGTTATAACTGATCCCAATGACGGTATGTTTAGGGATTTCTCTAAGGAGTGTAGTTGTAAGGTTATTGACTTGCCATCATCAGTAGGCGGGAGATACTCTGTATTATCATCAGCAGGGCTCGTAACGGCACATGCGATGGGAATTAATATAGACAACTTACTTTTTGGAGCGGAAAAAATGAGCAAGTTCCTTTTTTCGTCTGATTGCGACCTTAATCCAGCTTGTATTTTGGCAAAACTAAATTGTTTTCATGAAAAGTCAGGCAGACATATATCTGTAATGATGCCTTACTCCAGTAAGATGTTATTTTTTACAGAGTGGTTTGCTCAGCTTTGGGGTGAGAGCTTGGGTAAAGAGAGAAAAGGGACCACCCCTCTGCGTTCAATTGGTGCAACTGATCAACATTCACAGCTTCAACTATATTTGGATGGCCCAGAAGACAAGTTTTTTACAATTATTACGATAAAAAAACAAGATGAAGAGATTTTTATTCCCAGCACTGATATAAAGGCCTTCTCTTCGCTTTCATATCTTAATTCTATGGAGATAGGAGAGATGTTGAAATTAGAAGCGATTAGCACTGTTGCTGCTTTAATAAAATCAGAACGTCCTGTAGTGCTAATTGAGCTAGAAAGATTGGACGAAAAAACACTGGGAGCTCTAATCTTTTTTTATCAGTTTTTAACAGCTCTCACTGGGAAAATGAAAGATATAAATCCTTTCAATCAGCCTAGTGTTGAGCAGGGGAAGCGGTATACGCGCGGACTTATGGGTTGTAAAGATTTTACAGATGATGTAAAAGAAGTAAAAGAATATATTACAAAACTTAAAAACAAATCTATAAAATTTTAA